In Streptomyces canus, one DNA window encodes the following:
- a CDS encoding SDR family oxidoreductase has protein sequence MEPVTLITGGSTGIGAATARALLKQGHRVAVTGRDADKLAAFATTAGAGERLLMITGDAGEADDVAAAVRHVLDTWGRLDNVIANAGFSLPGNLETHAPEEMRAMILTNVLGPALLIQETLPHLRTSKGRIVIIGSVAGVRHTPGNLYSVTKWAAHALAENTRLLVGQDGVGVTVVAPGIVDTPFWHARGGTPEAAATMTAEQIADTIVFAINQPAGVDINHITVRPTGQVG, from the coding sequence ATGGAACCCGTCACGCTGATCACCGGTGGCTCGACCGGAATCGGCGCCGCCACCGCCCGCGCCCTGCTCAAGCAGGGCCACCGCGTGGCCGTCACCGGACGCGACGCGGACAAGCTGGCCGCCTTCGCCACCACCGCGGGGGCGGGCGAGCGGCTGCTGATGATCACCGGCGACGCCGGCGAAGCGGATGACGTCGCCGCCGCCGTCCGCCACGTGCTGGACACCTGGGGCCGACTGGACAACGTCATAGCCAACGCTGGTTTCTCCCTGCCCGGCAACCTGGAGACCCACGCCCCTGAGGAGATGCGCGCCATGATCCTCACCAACGTCCTGGGCCCCGCCCTGCTGATCCAGGAGACCCTGCCCCACCTGAGGACCTCCAAGGGCCGCATCGTGATCATCGGCTCGGTCGCCGGCGTCCGCCACACCCCCGGCAACCTCTACTCCGTCACCAAGTGGGCCGCCCACGCCCTCGCCGAGAACACCCGCCTCCTGGTCGGCCAAGACGGAGTCGGCGTCACCGTTGTCGCCCCCGGCATCGTGGACACCCCCTTCTGGCACGCCCGCGGCGGCACCCCCGAGGCAGCCGCCACGATGACCGCCGAGCAGATCGCGGACACCATTGTGTTCGCCATCAACCAGCCCGCGGGCGTGGACATCAACCACATCACGGTGCGGCCGACGGGGCAGGTTGGCTGA
- a CDS encoding nSTAND1 domain-containing NTPase, with the protein MFAADLRRLRQKAGSPTYRNLAERAHYSAATLSEAAAGRRLPTLSVAVAYVEACDGDVRQWRERWQEVAAELAAADSEAGGAERDGPADGTGEVVPYRGLAAFEAEDADWFFGRERLVDAVTAQLEKSRFVAVFGASGSGKSSLLRAGVVPRWQTAHGQRRTVVLVPGAHPVRTSAAALVPSAARSAETQHVDSAAGDQALHRAVRQALADQGDGAELLLVVDQFEEVFTLCREADERSRFIRALVAAAHAEDSRCRVVLGVRADFYPHCTRHPELSEACGGAQVAVGPLTTDELRRAITGPAVRAGCTLEGALLAELVAHAHDRVGVLPLLSHALLETWRRRRGNTLTLTGFQAAGGIEGALARTAESVYTGLTASEQRVAKGVFLRLCALGEGTEDTKRRITRDEVDGTDPDTAVTLERLAAARLLSLDQDSVEISHEALIRCWPRLRDWLAQDRDSVRAHRLLTEAAQTWASVGRDPEVLLRGSRLALVAEWSAGAARDMSALERGFLDASRAADLAEQAAARRRVRRMRRLITLLSLLLTLTSIATVVAVRAQHRADQQRDIATSRRVAEQVRALRSADPALSLQLSLAAYRLAPTVEARSSLLSAFTTPYATELAGHRGDVPVLFSPDGRLLATGHAGGIRLWDGTRPHAPRAVGTVPAVQGGPVLTEATRATAFSPDGRLLLAGGAPGDPKATDRAATVQLWDITDHRRPRRLSTRHTSVPLSAAFSPDGRTLATVGQDGVLRLWSPSRRHGLRPMTGLRPVTGVPGRPVTSVGRLTSVAFSPDGRTLAAGSTDRTVRRWDVTRPRRPRPLPPLRGHRGIVTSVAFSPDGRTLAAAGWDHTVRLWAVTDRRSAPRAATLSGHTDKVYAVAFSPDGHSLASGGVEGVRLWSLHGAGRPYQAEHLTGHDGAVTSVAFAPDGSTLVSGSQDGTARLWDLATDTLAAHSSSVYGVAVAPRGGVLASASYDGTVRLWSTARPRAVRELASLPGHTAAVNALAFTADGETLISGSLDGTARLWSVTDPRRPRFLAALTAHGAVDAVAISPDGRVAVTADDEGARLWNITDPHRPRSRALLPGTAESLALAPDGRSLACGGADGVIRLWALTSSLPPRSLGTLRGHTQVVKSLAFRGDGRVLASASDDRTARLWPLTHGRFQGRSIVLTGHAEPLHAVGFSPDGRTLATAGNDDTVRLWKVPAGRQAPEEFATLTGHTGDVNAVAFTADGRTVATGSNDHTVRLWDPDPERVSARVCRTARPHLTRGQWHQHLPEASYRPPC; encoded by the coding sequence ATGTTCGCCGCCGATCTGCGCCGACTGCGGCAGAAGGCGGGCAGCCCGACCTACCGGAACCTGGCCGAGCGCGCGCACTACTCGGCGGCGACACTTTCCGAGGCGGCCGCGGGGCGTCGACTGCCCACGCTGTCCGTCGCCGTGGCTTATGTGGAGGCGTGCGACGGTGATGTACGCCAGTGGAGGGAGCGGTGGCAGGAGGTCGCGGCCGAGCTGGCCGCCGCAGACAGCGAGGCGGGGGGAGCCGAGCGGGACGGCCCGGCCGACGGCACCGGCGAGGTTGTCCCGTACCGCGGGCTGGCGGCGTTCGAAGCGGAGGACGCCGACTGGTTCTTCGGACGGGAGAGACTGGTCGACGCGGTGACGGCCCAGCTGGAGAAGAGCCGGTTCGTCGCGGTGTTCGGCGCCTCGGGGTCGGGCAAGTCCTCCCTACTGCGCGCGGGTGTCGTGCCGCGCTGGCAGACGGCACACGGTCAGCGACGGACGGTGGTGCTCGTGCCCGGTGCGCACCCGGTGCGTACGAGCGCGGCCGCTCTGGTCCCGTCTGCCGCGCGTTCGGCCGAGACCCAGCACGTCGATTCCGCCGCCGGCGACCAGGCCCTGCACCGGGCGGTGCGGCAAGCGCTGGCCGACCAGGGCGACGGCGCGGAGCTGCTGCTGGTCGTGGATCAGTTCGAGGAGGTCTTCACGCTGTGCCGGGAGGCCGACGAACGGTCCCGCTTCATCCGGGCGTTGGTCGCGGCCGCGCACGCCGAGGACAGCCGCTGCCGGGTGGTGCTGGGCGTACGTGCCGACTTCTACCCGCACTGCACCCGACACCCGGAACTGTCGGAGGCATGCGGGGGCGCCCAGGTCGCCGTGGGTCCGCTGACGACCGACGAACTCCGCCGGGCGATCACCGGGCCCGCCGTCCGGGCCGGGTGCACGCTGGAGGGAGCGCTGCTCGCGGAACTGGTGGCCCACGCACACGACCGGGTGGGAGTCCTGCCTCTGCTGTCCCATGCCTTGCTGGAGACCTGGCGGCGCAGACGGGGCAACACGCTGACGTTGACGGGATTCCAGGCCGCGGGGGGAATCGAAGGTGCCCTGGCCCGTACGGCCGAGAGCGTCTACACCGGCCTGACCGCGTCCGAACAGCGGGTCGCCAAGGGGGTGTTCCTGCGCCTGTGCGCGCTGGGGGAGGGCACCGAGGACACCAAGCGGCGCATCACCCGCGACGAGGTGGACGGCACTGACCCCGACACCGCGGTGACCCTGGAACGGCTGGCCGCGGCACGCCTGCTGTCCCTGGACCAGGACAGCGTCGAGATCAGCCATGAGGCACTGATCCGCTGCTGGCCCCGCCTGCGCGACTGGCTCGCCCAGGACCGCGACAGCGTGCGGGCCCACCGCCTGCTCACCGAAGCCGCCCAGACCTGGGCATCGGTCGGCCGGGACCCCGAGGTCCTGCTCCGCGGATCGCGCCTGGCCCTGGTCGCCGAGTGGTCCGCCGGTGCCGCGCGGGACATGAGCGCTCTGGAGCGCGGGTTCCTCGATGCCTCTCGGGCCGCCGACCTGGCCGAGCAGGCTGCCGCCCGACGGCGGGTGCGGCGCATGCGCCGTCTGATCACGCTGCTCAGCCTGCTGCTCACCCTGACGAGCATCGCCACGGTCGTCGCCGTCCGAGCCCAGCACAGAGCCGATCAGCAACGGGACATCGCCACCTCCCGGCGGGTCGCCGAACAGGTCCGGGCGCTGCGGTCGGCCGACCCCGCCCTGTCACTGCAGCTGTCGCTGGCCGCCTATCGGCTGGCGCCCACGGTCGAGGCCCGCAGTAGCCTGCTCAGCGCCTTCACCACCCCGTACGCCACCGAACTGGCCGGCCACCGGGGTGACGTGCCCGTGCTGTTCAGCCCCGACGGCCGTCTCCTGGCCACCGGCCACGCCGGCGGAATACGGCTGTGGGACGGCACCCGCCCGCACGCGCCGCGGGCCGTCGGCACGGTACCCGCTGTCCAGGGCGGTCCCGTTCTCACGGAAGCCACACGTGCCACGGCCTTCAGTCCCGACGGCCGTCTGCTCCTCGCCGGCGGTGCGCCCGGCGACCCGAAGGCAACTGACAGGGCCGCCACGGTGCAGCTCTGGGACATCACCGATCACCGGCGCCCCCGGCGGCTGTCGACCCGCCACACCAGCGTCCCGCTCTCGGCGGCCTTCAGCCCGGACGGCCGCACCCTGGCGACCGTCGGACAGGACGGCGTCCTGCGCCTGTGGTCCCCCTCGCGGCGGCACGGTCTGCGGCCGATGACCGGTCTGCGTCCGGTCACCGGTGTGCCCGGACGGCCCGTCACGAGCGTCGGCCGTCTGACGTCTGTGGCCTTCAGCCCGGACGGTCGCACGCTGGCCGCCGGGAGCACCGACCGCACCGTCCGCCGGTGGGATGTCACCCGCCCTCGCCGTCCACGGCCGTTGCCGCCGCTGCGAGGGCACCGTGGCATCGTCACGTCCGTGGCCTTCAGCCCCGACGGTCGCACCCTGGCGGCCGCCGGCTGGGACCACACCGTACGTCTCTGGGCGGTCACCGACCGCCGGAGCGCTCCCCGGGCGGCCACCCTGAGCGGTCACACGGACAAGGTCTACGCGGTCGCCTTCAGCCCCGACGGACACAGCCTCGCCTCCGGAGGCGTGGAAGGGGTGCGGCTGTGGAGCCTGCACGGTGCCGGCCGCCCCTATCAGGCGGAACACCTGACGGGGCACGACGGGGCGGTGACGTCCGTGGCTTTCGCCCCGGACGGCTCCACCCTGGTCTCCGGCAGCCAGGACGGCACCGCACGGCTGTGGGACCTGGCCACCGACACCCTTGCAGCGCACAGCAGTTCGGTCTACGGGGTGGCGGTCGCCCCCCGGGGCGGCGTGCTCGCGTCGGCCAGCTATGACGGCACCGTCCGCCTGTGGTCGACAGCGCGCCCCCGCGCCGTACGCGAACTGGCCTCCCTCCCCGGGCACACGGCCGCGGTCAACGCGCTCGCCTTCACCGCGGACGGCGAGACCCTGATCTCGGGGAGCCTGGACGGCACGGCCCGCCTGTGGTCCGTGACCGATCCACGTCGGCCCCGTTTCCTGGCCGCTCTCACGGCGCACGGCGCGGTCGACGCGGTCGCCATCAGCCCCGACGGCCGTGTGGCGGTGACCGCCGACGACGAGGGCGCCCGCCTGTGGAACATCACCGACCCGCACCGCCCGCGTTCCCGGGCTCTCCTGCCCGGCACGGCGGAATCCCTGGCCCTCGCGCCGGACGGTCGCAGCCTGGCCTGCGGAGGTGCGGACGGCGTCATCCGGCTGTGGGCGCTCACCTCGTCCCTGCCGCCGCGGAGTCTGGGCACGCTCCGAGGGCACACCCAGGTCGTCAAGTCACTCGCATTCCGCGGCGACGGCCGGGTGCTGGCCTCCGCGAGCGACGACCGCACGGCACGGTTGTGGCCCCTGACCCACGGCCGGTTCCAGGGCCGATCCATCGTCCTCACCGGGCATGCCGAGCCCTTGCACGCGGTCGGCTTCAGCCCCGACGGCCGGACCCTGGCAACCGCGGGCAACGACGACACGGTGCGCCTGTGGAAGGTACCGGCAGGGCGGCAGGCTCCCGAGGAGTTCGCGACGCTGACGGGCCACACTGGAGACGTCAACGCCGTCGCCTTCACCGCCGACGGTCGCACCGTGGCCACCGGCTCCAACGACCACACGGTGCGGCTGTGGGACCCCGACCCCGAACGGGTCTCCGCCCGCGTGTGCCGGACCGCCCGCCCGCACCTCACCCGCGGTCAGTGGCACCAACACCTCCCGGAGGCGTCCTACCGGCCGCCGTGCTGA
- a CDS encoding SAM-dependent methyltransferase, whose amino-acid sequence MTNSHAAREIDTSRPHSARMYDYYLGGKDHFDVDKQAAETVAAVYPGIFTCARENRAFMHRATRVLAREHGIRQWLDIGTGIPTEPNLHQVAQSVVPDARVVYADNDPLVLRYAERLMRSTPQGRTTYIEADVNNAGALLNAPELAEVLDTGRPVALSLNALMHFVTDAQDPYGIVSRLLEALPSGSALALSHCTPDFDPGTWQKVTDIYTNAGTPVQFRSHAEVARFFEGLELLDPGVTVGHRWRPDEEPVASDAEVSLWTAVGIKP is encoded by the coding sequence ATGACCAACTCGCACGCCGCGCGGGAGATCGACACCAGTCGGCCCCACTCGGCCCGGATGTACGACTACTACCTCGGCGGCAAGGACCACTTCGACGTCGACAAGCAGGCGGCCGAGACCGTAGCGGCGGTCTACCCCGGCATCTTCACCTGCGCCCGGGAGAACCGTGCTTTCATGCATCGGGCCACCCGAGTCCTCGCCCGTGAACACGGCATCCGTCAGTGGTTGGACATCGGTACCGGCATCCCCACCGAGCCGAACCTGCACCAAGTCGCCCAGTCGGTGGTGCCCGATGCCCGGGTGGTGTACGCCGACAACGACCCGCTGGTCCTCAGGTACGCCGAGCGCCTGATGCGCAGCACGCCCCAGGGCCGCACGACGTACATAGAGGCGGATGTCAACAACGCGGGCGCGCTGCTGAACGCGCCGGAGCTGGCCGAGGTACTGGACACCGGCCGGCCCGTGGCGTTGTCCCTCAACGCGCTCATGCACTTCGTCACGGATGCGCAGGACCCGTACGGCATCGTGAGCCGCCTGCTGGAGGCGCTCCCCTCAGGCAGCGCGCTGGCCCTGAGTCACTGCACGCCGGACTTCGACCCGGGCACGTGGCAGAAGGTCACGGACATCTACACCAACGCCGGCACGCCGGTGCAGTTCCGCAGCCACGCGGAGGTTGCCCGTTTCTTCGAGGGCCTTGAGCTGCTCGACCCCGGGGTCACGGTCGGTCACCGCTGGCGCCCGGACGAGGAGCCCGTCGCCTCGGACGCCGAGGTCAGCCTGTGGACCGCGGTGGGCATCAAGCCGTAG
- a CDS encoding DUF397 domain-containing protein yields MTTTDSHVYNGMPATDLGEQGWESPWSGPNGGQCVQTKLLADGRVALRQSTDPAGPALIYTPQEITAFVTGIKQGLADHLAAC; encoded by the coding sequence ATGACCACCACCGACTCTCATGTCTACAACGGGATGCCGGCCACCGACCTGGGCGAGCAGGGCTGGGAGTCCCCGTGGAGCGGGCCCAACGGCGGCCAGTGCGTCCAGACGAAGCTGCTGGCCGACGGCCGGGTGGCGCTGCGCCAGTCGACCGATCCGGCCGGACCCGCGCTGATCTACACCCCGCAGGAGATCACCGCATTCGTCACAGGCATCAAACAAGGCCTCGCCGACCACCTGGCGGCCTGCTGA
- a CDS encoding helix-turn-helix domain-containing protein codes for MSDGRSAAGSSSAPTVLRMILGRRLQERRQAAGASLEDAARTLRVGPLTIRRLEKAEVALKPLYVEKLLETYGADGQEIEEFVELAERANEPGWWHTYRDVLPNWFSAYVSLEAGARTLRAYEPHYVTGLLQTHAYARAVLRGGFPGESEEDLGRRVDLRLRRQSLLDRPGAPTLWVVMEEAVLHRVVGGPEVMREQIDRLLEVSELEHVSVDVVPFTAGAHVGACAPFTYFRFEERELPDIVYTEVLSGAMYLDQRADVSAHLEAHNRMSLLSSDADSKALLNRMRKEYS; via the coding sequence GTGAGCGACGGCCGGTCGGCTGCGGGGAGCAGTAGTGCCCCCACCGTTCTCCGTATGATCCTGGGCCGGCGTCTTCAGGAGCGACGGCAGGCCGCAGGCGCCTCACTGGAAGACGCGGCACGGACCCTGCGAGTGGGACCCCTGACGATCCGCCGTCTGGAGAAGGCGGAGGTCGCCCTCAAGCCGCTCTACGTGGAGAAGCTGCTGGAGACCTACGGGGCGGACGGGCAGGAGATCGAGGAGTTCGTCGAGCTCGCCGAGCGGGCCAACGAGCCCGGCTGGTGGCACACCTACCGGGACGTCCTGCCGAACTGGTTCAGCGCCTACGTCAGCCTGGAGGCCGGGGCCAGGACCCTGCGCGCCTACGAGCCCCACTACGTCACGGGGCTGCTCCAGACCCACGCCTACGCGCGCGCCGTCCTGCGCGGCGGGTTCCCGGGCGAGTCCGAGGAGGACCTGGGGCGGCGTGTGGACCTGCGGCTGCGCCGCCAGAGCCTGCTGGACAGACCCGGCGCGCCCACGCTGTGGGTGGTGATGGAGGAGGCCGTACTGCACCGGGTGGTCGGCGGCCCGGAGGTCATGCGGGAGCAGATCGACCGGCTCCTGGAGGTCTCGGAGCTGGAGCACGTCAGTGTCGATGTGGTGCCGTTCACCGCGGGCGCCCACGTGGGAGCGTGCGCCCCGTTCACCTACTTCCGTTTCGAGGAGCGGGAGCTGCCGGACATCGTGTACACCGAGGTCCTCTCGGGCGCGATGTACCTGGACCAGCGGGCGGACGTGTCGGCGCATCTGGAGGCGCACAACCGCATGTCCCTGCTGAGCTCGGACGCGGACAGCAAGGCGCTGCTGAACCGCATGCGCAAGGAGTACTCATGA
- a CDS encoding CapA family protein: MTDGRLSPAWRRANVRDGFTLAAVGDLVVDDALAPLLETRSPGLLELLRSADVTFGNFESTAVDLTDFDGWPEAESGGSWLISTSRVPADLRRIGFDLMARANNHTTDWGVAGMRSTDRLLTEAGIVHAGTGDTLADARSPRFLTTAAGRVSLISVATRFEPMSRAADPLGRVPGRPGVNALRTTRHVLVPARRLRELALIRDALPRGFVRTSVLAADGRDATVTLFGTRYAAKPGPEPHTDAVEFRFSVHESDRHEVLHTVRQAKQTSDFTIATMHTHEPGNYSQEPPDFLPLFAREAIDNGADVFLGHGPHQLRGIEVYRGRPIFYSLGNFVFMENTQQPLTPGAYDKEGSREHETEAEFLERKRVHGVFGEQIWYESVAAVSRFDNDGALRAVELHPIELHWDGPRDADRGIPRLADRPTSERILLRLQRLSKPFGTEITIREGIGHLSL; encoded by the coding sequence ATGACCGACGGAAGGCTGTCTCCCGCCTGGCGCCGGGCGAATGTGCGCGACGGCTTCACTCTGGCCGCCGTCGGTGACCTGGTCGTGGACGACGCGCTCGCCCCGCTGCTGGAAACCCGCTCGCCCGGCCTGCTGGAACTGCTGCGGTCGGCGGACGTGACCTTCGGCAACTTCGAGAGCACAGCCGTCGACCTGACGGACTTCGACGGCTGGCCCGAGGCCGAATCCGGCGGATCATGGCTGATCAGCACCTCGCGCGTGCCTGCGGATCTCCGCCGGATCGGGTTCGACCTGATGGCCAGGGCCAACAACCACACCACCGACTGGGGCGTGGCCGGCATGAGGTCCACCGACCGTCTGCTCACCGAGGCGGGCATCGTCCACGCCGGCACCGGCGACACCCTCGCCGACGCGCGTTCTCCGCGCTTCCTCACCACGGCCGCGGGCCGCGTCTCCCTGATCTCCGTCGCCACCCGCTTCGAGCCCATGTCCCGGGCAGCCGACCCCCTCGGACGGGTTCCCGGCCGCCCCGGCGTCAACGCCCTGCGCACCACCCGCCATGTGCTCGTCCCGGCCCGGCGTCTTCGCGAACTCGCCCTGATCCGTGACGCGTTGCCACGCGGCTTCGTCCGCACCTCCGTCCTCGCCGCCGACGGCAGGGACGCCACCGTGACCCTGTTCGGCACCCGCTACGCGGCGAAGCCCGGTCCAGAACCCCACACCGATGCCGTGGAGTTCCGCTTCTCCGTGCACGAGTCGGACCGCCACGAAGTGCTGCACACCGTCCGGCAGGCCAAGCAGACCTCCGATTTCACGATCGCCACGATGCACACCCACGAGCCGGGCAACTACAGCCAGGAGCCCCCCGACTTCCTTCCGCTCTTCGCCCGCGAGGCGATCGACAACGGCGCCGACGTGTTCCTGGGCCACGGCCCCCATCAGTTGCGCGGCATCGAGGTGTATCGGGGACGCCCGATCTTCTACTCCCTCGGCAACTTCGTCTTCATGGAGAACACGCAGCAGCCGCTGACCCCGGGTGCCTACGACAAGGAGGGCAGTCGCGAGCACGAGACCGAGGCCGAGTTCCTGGAACGCAAACGAGTCCACGGTGTTTTCGGCGAGCAGATCTGGTACGAGTCCGTGGCCGCGGTCAGCCGCTTCGACAACGACGGCGCCCTTCGGGCCGTGGAACTGCATCCGATCGAGCTGCACTGGGACGGCCCACGCGATGCTGACCGTGGCATTCCCCGGCTCGCCGACCGGCCCACCTCGGAGCGGATCCTGCTACGCCTGCAGCGGCTCTCCAAGCCGTTCGGCACGGAGATCACCATCCGGGAGGGCATCGGACACCTCAGCCTCTGA
- a CDS encoding CocE/NonD family hydrolase has protein sequence MPAVDDEWQRVLLPGGRTCWRRVLRTTVRDGIQLVADVYAGRPDPGPGPVILERTPYGRRAARTSDGALGGENPPAPETVAEVFTRGGYRIVRQDCRGRGDSEGTFVKYLNEATDGYDTVEWIAEQPWCDGRVATMGVSYSAHAQAALASLGAPHLAAMFLDSGGFASAYEAGTRMGGAFELKQATWAFHRAKVSETVRTDPVLRASLESEDLQAWFTRMPWRRGASPLRFVPEYEDYLLEQWENGAFGPYWQQPGIYARGFYDAFPDVPSLHMSSWYDPYVRTATENFRELGRKKHSPAYLVLGPWTHGGRSHSFAGDVDFGPQARLDGSLAEHYAAMRLSWFDAHLGPAGMAEPPSAVRYFLMGGGSGRRTAEGRLDHGGHWCTATSWPPEESANLTLVLGSAGTLATASRTCDAQGSFLEYDFDPRDPVPTLGGQITSGEPVMSGGAFHQHPDDRFFGVTEPHLPLDSRPDVLVFQTPPLTEDLAVVGPVAVHLTVSSTARDTDFTVKLIDVHPPSEDCPQGFAMNLTDGILRCRYRNSFSEPELMTPGETYEITVEAPDTANLFLAGHRLRLDVSSSNFPRFDVNSNTGGTEVGDRRKVVATNRVHTGGRSWLTLFALRPKPEGGRPA, from the coding sequence ATGCCCGCAGTCGACGACGAGTGGCAGCGGGTCCTGCTGCCCGGCGGGCGGACGTGTTGGCGGAGGGTGCTGCGGACGACGGTGCGGGACGGCATCCAGCTCGTCGCGGACGTCTACGCCGGCCGGCCCGACCCGGGACCGGGCCCCGTCATCCTGGAGCGCACGCCGTACGGCCGCCGGGCCGCGCGCACCTCGGACGGCGCCCTCGGCGGCGAGAACCCGCCGGCGCCCGAGACCGTGGCCGAGGTGTTCACCCGCGGCGGGTACCGGATCGTACGACAGGACTGCCGGGGCCGGGGCGACTCGGAGGGCACCTTCGTCAAGTACCTGAACGAGGCGACCGACGGCTACGACACCGTCGAGTGGATCGCCGAACAACCCTGGTGCGACGGCCGGGTCGCGACCATGGGCGTCTCCTACTCCGCACACGCCCAGGCAGCCCTGGCCTCCCTGGGCGCGCCGCACCTGGCCGCGATGTTCCTCGACTCCGGCGGCTTCGCCAGCGCCTACGAGGCCGGCACCCGGATGGGCGGGGCCTTCGAACTCAAGCAGGCCACCTGGGCGTTCCACCGGGCCAAGGTGAGCGAGACGGTGCGTACCGATCCGGTCCTGCGCGCCTCATTGGAGTCGGAGGACCTTCAGGCATGGTTCACCCGCATGCCGTGGCGGCGCGGCGCGAGCCCGCTCCGCTTCGTCCCCGAGTACGAGGACTACCTCCTCGAACAGTGGGAGAACGGCGCCTTCGGCCCCTACTGGCAGCAACCGGGCATCTACGCACGCGGTTTCTACGACGCCTTCCCGGACGTCCCCAGCCTGCACATGTCCAGCTGGTACGACCCCTACGTCCGCACCGCCACCGAGAACTTCCGTGAGCTCGGCCGGAAGAAGCACAGTCCGGCGTATCTGGTGCTCGGCCCGTGGACCCACGGCGGGCGCAGCCACAGCTTCGCCGGCGACGTCGACTTCGGTCCGCAGGCCCGGCTGGACGGCAGCCTCGCCGAGCACTACGCGGCGATGCGGCTGAGCTGGTTCGACGCGCACCTCGGCCCGGCCGGCATGGCGGAACCGCCGTCTGCGGTGCGGTACTTCCTCATGGGGGGCGGCTCCGGCCGACGCACCGCCGAAGGCCGACTCGACCACGGCGGCCACTGGTGCACGGCGACCTCGTGGCCGCCCGAGGAGAGCGCGAACCTCACCCTCGTCCTCGGCAGCGCGGGCACCCTCGCGACGGCCTCCCGCACGTGCGACGCCCAAGGCTCCTTCCTGGAATACGACTTCGACCCCCGCGACCCGGTGCCGACCCTCGGCGGCCAAATCACCTCCGGCGAACCGGTGATGAGCGGCGGCGCCTTCCACCAGCATCCCGACGACCGGTTCTTCGGCGTGACCGAGCCCCACCTGCCCCTCGACAGCAGACCCGACGTGCTGGTGTTCCAGACCCCACCGCTCACCGAGGACCTGGCGGTCGTCGGACCGGTCGCCGTGCACCTCACCGTGTCGTCCACCGCCCGTGACACCGACTTCACGGTCAAGCTCATCGACGTCCACCCGCCCAGCGAGGACTGTCCGCAGGGTTTCGCCATGAACCTCACCGACGGCATCCTGCGCTGCCGCTACCGCAATTCCTTCAGCGAGCCGGAGCTGATGACGCCGGGGGAGACGTACGAGATCACGGTGGAGGCGCCGGACACGGCGAACCTGTTCCTGGCCGGCCACCGGCTGCGGCTCGACGTCAGTTCCAGCAATTTCCCGCGCTTCGACGTCAATTCCAACACCGGTGGTACGGAAGTCGGCGACCGGCGCAAGGTCGTCGCCACCAACCGCGTCCACACGGGCGGCCGTTCGTGGCTGACCCTGTTCGCACTCCGCCCGAAGCCCGAAGGAGGACGCCCCGCATGA
- a CDS encoding substrate-binding periplasmic protein, producing MSISSRNGLSRRRLLALAALSSLVLPLTGCGGSGSADTGKAANPYGLIEAGTIRSATQTGQPPFAYAEDSGKPAGFIVDVTDEAAKRLGLKVDYKSTSVTGSLAGLTAGQYDLASSGLGVTEERQKSVDFTKPLFWSTVTVLTTSKSTISTFDGFNGKRVGVVTGSSQEAQLPTRIPKAQPVRFQAQNAAVSQLLNGSIDAFLVGGPDATEFMKQYKGLRQAVSAPVDHPTSMAVPKKHGAFLKALDKEIGAMVADGTYAKLYRKYFTTRPQPELLAAWPALTSQFPGAK from the coding sequence ATGTCCATATCGTCCCGTAATGGCCTCAGTCGTCGCAGACTGCTCGCCCTCGCCGCCCTCTCCAGCCTCGTCCTGCCGCTCACCGGCTGCGGAGGCAGCGGCAGCGCGGACACCGGCAAGGCGGCGAACCCGTACGGTCTGATCGAGGCCGGGACCATCCGATCCGCCACCCAGACCGGCCAGCCCCCCTTCGCCTACGCCGAGGACTCGGGCAAGCCCGCCGGCTTCATCGTCGACGTGACCGACGAGGCCGCGAAGCGTCTGGGACTCAAGGTCGACTACAAGTCGACATCGGTCACCGGATCGCTGGCCGGCCTGACCGCCGGTCAGTACGACCTGGCGTCGTCCGGGCTCGGAGTCACCGAGGAACGGCAGAAGAGCGTCGACTTCACCAAGCCGCTGTTCTGGAGCACCGTGACCGTGCTGACGACCTCGAAGAGCACGATCTCCACCTTCGACGGCTTCAACGGCAAGCGGGTCGGAGTGGTGACCGGATCCTCGCAGGAGGCTCAGCTGCCCACGCGGATACCGAAGGCACAGCCGGTCCGCTTCCAGGCCCAGAACGCGGCGGTGAGCCAGCTGCTCAACGGCAGCATCGATGCCTTCCTGGTGGGCGGCCCCGACGCGACGGAGTTCATGAAGCAGTACAAGGGCCTGCGCCAGGCGGTGTCCGCTCCGGTGGACCACCCGACCTCGATGGCAGTGCCCAAGAAGCACGGCGCCTTCCTCAAGGCGCTCGACAAGGAGATCGGCGCCATGGTCGCCGACGGCACCTACGCCAAGCTCTACCGCAAGTACTTCACCACCCGGCCGCAGCCCGAACTCCTCGCCGCATGGCCCGCGTTGACGTCCCAGTTCCCCGGAGCCAAGTGA